The following proteins are co-located in the Mus caroli chromosome 7, CAROLI_EIJ_v1.1, whole genome shotgun sequence genome:
- the Sycn gene encoding syncollin, which yields MSLLCALLLAIALVAVPGAHGTCPVPADLKKSDGTRTCARLYETSDPYYENCCQGPELSVEPGTDLPYLPSGWSKTASSLVVGQRCEITVWSLPGKRGKTRKFTAGTYPRLEEYRKGIFGDWSDSISALYCKCY from the exons ATGTCCCTGCTGTGCGCGCTGCTGCTGGCTATAGCCCTGGTGGCTGTCCCTGGTGCCCATGGCACTTGCCCCGTGCCCGCAGACCTGAAGAAGTCAGATGGGACGCGCACGTGCGCCAGGCTCTATGAGACGAGTGACCCATACTATGAAAACTGCTGCCAGGGGCCCGAGTTGTCTGTGGAGCCAGGTACTGACCTGCCCTATCTGCCCTCGGGCTGGTCTAAAACTGCATCGTCTCTGGTAGTGGGCCAGCGCTGCGAGATCACTGTGTGGTCTCTCCCCGGTAAGCGTGGCAAGACCCGCAAGTTCACCGCGGGTACTTACCCTCGCCTGGAAGAGTACCGCAAAGGCATCTTTGGAGACTGGTCCGACTCCATCTCTGCCCTCTACTGCAA GTGCTATTGA
- the Nccrp1 gene encoding F-box only protein 50 — MEKTPDRDALSGRMEAEGSLNSEELPPHPQSPPPPPSPRSPTSPVTPELPQPNAPTEVEARQLLVEEWGPLSGKLELPPRISWQLLFLERPLYRNLLSSPNPEGINIYQPAPPTGPTRKPLKELGNFRGWYITTQNLQGPLSWTVKEQCVNLLAKKLWEELLDDEQPDITIMDWFEDSRLDQCVYELHVWLLAADRRTVIAQHHVAPRTNGRGPPGRWIQVSHVFRQYGPGVRFVHFQHKAKNRMEPGGLRRTRVTDSSVSVQLRE, encoded by the exons ATGGAGAAGACACCGGACAGAGACGCGCTCAGTGGCAGGATGGAAGCCGAGGGGTCCCTGAACTCGGAGGAACTGCCGCCGCATCCCCAGTCCCCGCCACCACCGCCGTCCCCAAGGTCTCCCACGTCCCCGGTGACCCCGGAGCTCCCCCAGCCCAATGCACCGACTGAGGTTGAAGCCAGGCAGCTGCTAGTAGAAGAATGGGGACCCCTGAGCGGGAAACTGGAGCTGCCCCCGAGAATCAGCTGGCAGCTGCTGTTCCTGGAGCGGCCGCTCTACCGCAACCTGCTCAGCTCACCGAACCCGGAAG GCATTAATATCTACCAGCCGGCGCCCCCCACGGGTCCCACCCGGAAACCCCTGAAGGAGCTGG GTAATTTCCGTGGATGGTACATTACTACTCAAAACCTCCAGGGGCCTCTCAG CTGGACTGTGAAGGAGCAGTGCGTGAACCTGCTGGCCAAGAAGCTGTGGGAGGAGCTGCTGGATGACGAACAGCCTGACATCACCATCATGGACTG GTTCGAGGACAGCCGCCTAGACCAGTGTGTTTATGAGCTGCATGTCTGGCTGTTAGCAGCTGACCGCCGCACGGTCATTGCCCAGCACCACGTGGCCCCTCGGACCAATGGGAGAGGACCCCCTGGCCGCTGGATTCAG GTGTCCCACGTCTTCCGCCAGTACGGCCCCGGAGTGCGCTTTGTCCACTTCCAGCACAAGGCTAAGAACCGCATGGAGCCTGGGGGACTGCGGAGGACAAGGGTGACCGACTCCTCCGTGTCTGTGCAGCTCCGGGAGTGA